The Sphingomonas sp. genome contains a region encoding:
- the pspA gene encoding phage shock protein PspA, producing MGIFSRTRDIIAANVTDLLDKAEDPAKMIRMIILEMEETLVEVRASAARTIADQKEMRRHIAKLEKLQESWTEKAELALSKDREDLAKAALVERQKAADMCDQLQQEIAVLDDALRASEEDINKLQNKLREARTRQNSVVARLESANNRARLREMTNGSKMQDAFSRFDILERRVDLAEGRADAMGLGGNPKTLDEEIAELRSSEKVDAELEALKARLNKGA from the coding sequence ATGGGTATCTTCTCGCGAACCCGCGACATCATCGCCGCCAACGTTACCGACCTGCTCGATAAGGCCGAAGATCCGGCGAAGATGATCCGCATGATCATCCTCGAGATGGAGGAAACCCTGGTCGAGGTTCGCGCCAGCGCCGCCCGGACGATCGCCGATCAGAAGGAAATGCGCCGCCACATCGCGAAGCTCGAAAAGCTGCAGGAAAGCTGGACCGAGAAGGCCGAGCTGGCCCTGTCCAAGGACCGCGAGGACCTTGCCAAGGCCGCGCTGGTCGAACGCCAGAAGGCCGCCGACATGTGCGACCAGCTGCAGCAGGAAATTGCCGTGCTCGACGATGCGCTCCGCGCTTCGGAAGAGGACATCAACAAGCTGCAGAACAAGCTGCGCGAGGCCCGCACCCGGCAGAACTCGGTCGTCGCCCGCCTGGAAAGCGCCAACAACCGCGCCCGCTTGCGGGAAATGACCAACGGGTCGAAGATGCAGGACGCCTTCTCGCGCTTCGACATCCTGGAACGCCGCGTCGATCTGGCCGAAGGGCGTGCCGATGCGATGGGCCTGGGTGGCAACCCGAAGACGCTCGACGAGGAAATCGCCGAACTCCGCTCGTCGGAGAAGGTCGATGCCGAACTCGAGGCGCTGAAGGCTCGTCTCAACAAGGGAGCCTGA
- the pspF gene encoding phage shock protein operon transcriptional activator yields MERITQVIGQSSAFLDALEQASRAAALDRPVLVIGERGTGKELVAERLHRLSPRWDQPLVTMNCAALPETLIEAELFGHEAGAFTGATKARTGRFEEADGGTLFLDELGTLSMGAQERLLRAVEYGEITRIGSSRPVRVDVRIVAATNEHLPHRVEKGTFRADLLDRLSFEVVTLPPLRHRGGDVEVLAEFYGRRMASELGWQDWPGWGPHAIDALLSYDWPGNVRELRNVVERAVYRWDHGGPVDRIEIDPFASPYRPRPMASSMSPVEKPAAPAAPVAATPAPPSLADLGGDFKTRVSRFEKQLLSQALSEHRFNQRVTAEALGLTYDQLRHALRRHDLLGAGG; encoded by the coding sequence ATGGAGCGGATCACCCAGGTCATCGGCCAATCGTCGGCCTTTCTCGACGCACTGGAACAGGCGAGCAGGGCAGCGGCGCTCGATCGCCCGGTGCTGGTGATCGGCGAACGGGGCACCGGCAAGGAGCTCGTGGCCGAGCGCCTCCATCGTCTGAGCCCGCGCTGGGACCAGCCGTTGGTCACGATGAACTGCGCGGCGCTTCCGGAGACGCTGATCGAGGCCGAGCTGTTCGGCCATGAGGCGGGTGCCTTTACCGGCGCGACCAAGGCGCGCACCGGGCGCTTCGAGGAGGCCGATGGCGGTACGCTGTTTCTTGACGAGCTCGGGACGCTGTCGATGGGAGCGCAGGAGCGGCTCTTGCGCGCGGTCGAATATGGCGAGATCACCCGGATCGGTTCCTCTCGGCCGGTGCGGGTGGACGTGCGCATCGTCGCGGCGACCAACGAGCATCTGCCTCACCGGGTGGAGAAGGGCACCTTCCGCGCCGACTTGCTCGACCGCCTGAGTTTCGAGGTGGTGACACTGCCGCCGCTGCGGCACCGGGGCGGCGACGTGGAGGTGCTGGCGGAGTTCTATGGGCGGCGGATGGCCTCCGAACTTGGCTGGCAGGACTGGCCGGGCTGGGGGCCGCATGCGATCGATGCGCTGCTTTCCTACGACTGGCCGGGCAATGTCCGCGAACTGCGCAACGTGGTCGAGCGTGCGGTGTATCGCTGGGATCACGGCGGCCCGGTTGACCGAATCGAGATCGATCCCTTTGCCTCCCCCTATCGGCCGCGACCGATGGCCTCGTCGATGAGCCCGGTCGAGAAGCCTGCGGCGCCTGCGGCGCCCGTTGCCGCCACCCCCGCACCGCCTTCCCTCGCGGATCTTGGCGGCGACTTCAAAACGCGGGTATCGCGGTTCGAGAAACAGCTCCTGTCGCAAGCGCTATCGGAGCACCGCTTCAACCAGCGCGTCACCGCCGAGGCACTGGGGCTGACCTATGATCAGTTGCGCCACGCCCTGCGGCGGCACGACCTATTGGGGGCGGGGGGATAA
- a CDS encoding helix-turn-helix domain-containing protein, with the protein MPALPPAATPCPAEIDPRVEALVTEVIGRVADKWTMLILETLIEQGESRFTRIGKAVPGISQKMLTQTLRQMERDGLVTRTVHPVIPPRVDYRLTDLGESLGEAFCGVWLWAAANLERIEESRTAFDARNPKA; encoded by the coding sequence ATGCCCGCCCTCCCACCTGCCGCGACGCCCTGCCCCGCCGAGATCGATCCCCGCGTCGAGGCGCTGGTGACCGAGGTGATCGGCCGCGTCGCCGACAAATGGACGATGCTGATCCTCGAGACGCTGATCGAGCAGGGCGAATCACGCTTCACCCGGATCGGCAAGGCCGTGCCCGGCATCAGCCAGAAGATGCTCACCCAAACGCTGCGCCAGATGGAGCGCGACGGGCTGGTGACCCGCACCGTGCACCCCGTGATCCCGCCGCGCGTCGACTATCGCCTGACGGATCTCGGCGAGAGCCTGGGCGAGGCGTTCTGCGGGGTGTGGCTCTGGGCGGCGGCCAATCTGGAGCGTATCGAGGAATCGCGCACCGCGTTCGACGCGCGCAATCCCAAGGCCTGA
- a CDS encoding SDR family oxidoreductase, with protein sequence MKTSGNTILITGGGSGIGEALAHRFHDAGNTVIVAGRRLEALEAACEGRANMHALTLDVESAEGVADFAARLLAAHPTVNVLINNAGIMRFEGLDVKRDLADAEATIATNLLGPIRLIDALVEHLAATPDAAIVNVTSGLAFVPLVTTPTYNATKAAMHSYTVSLRTMLEGKVEVIELAPPAVQTELTPGQSQRPGYQPLDEFADEVLALFGQQPTPKEVLVERVKFLRDAEREGRFEETLAQLTAMAKAAREAVEG encoded by the coding sequence ATGAAGACCAGCGGCAACACCATCCTGATCACGGGCGGCGGCTCGGGCATCGGCGAGGCGCTCGCGCACCGGTTCCACGACGCGGGCAACACCGTGATCGTCGCGGGCCGGCGGCTAGAGGCGTTGGAGGCGGCCTGCGAGGGGCGGGCGAACATGCATGCGCTGACGCTCGATGTGGAAAGCGCCGAGGGTGTGGCGGACTTCGCCGCGCGGCTGCTGGCGGCGCATCCCACCGTGAACGTCCTGATCAACAATGCCGGGATCATGCGGTTCGAGGGACTCGACGTCAAGCGTGACCTCGCCGATGCCGAGGCGACGATCGCGACCAATCTGCTCGGGCCGATCCGGCTGATCGACGCGCTCGTCGAGCATCTCGCGGCGACGCCCGATGCAGCGATCGTCAACGTGACGTCCGGCCTGGCCTTCGTGCCATTGGTCACCACGCCCACCTACAACGCCACCAAGGCGGCGATGCACAGCTACACCGTGTCGCTCCGCACGATGCTGGAGGGGAAGGTCGAGGTGATCGAGCTCGCGCCGCCGGCGGTGCAGACCGAGCTGACGCCGGGGCAGAGCCAGCGGCCGGGCTACCAGCCGCTCGACGAGTTTGCCGACGAGGTGCTGGCGCTGTTCGGACAGCAGCCGACGCCGAAGGAGGTGTTGGTCGAGCGGGTGAAGTTCCTCCGCGATGCCGAGCGCGAGGGGCGGTTCGAGGAAACGCTGGCGCAGCTGACCGCGATGGCGAAGGCTGCGCGGGAAGCGGTCGAGGGGTGA
- a CDS encoding 1,9-bis(guanidino)-5-aza-nonane synthase — MSDSLTKTAAANAPINDNRKAELLSKQVKHIDIKSFDARPIVDAMSDMSFTSRDLGRATKIYNDMLADKDCTVCLVIAGSTSAGGCMDLYADLVRNNMVDVIVATGATIVDMDFFEGLGHKHYQALEIPDDDTLRSLYIDRIYDTYIDEEQLQDCDFTINKIANELEPRAYSSRAFIREMGKYLSEHGKKENSLVKLAYEHDVPIFCPAFVDSSAGFGLVKHQVDQMKAGKPYLMIDAVADFRELTEIKIQAGTTGLLMIGGGVPKNFIQDTVVCAEILGHEDVEVHKYAVQITVADVRDGACSSSTLQEAASWGKVNTGIEQMVFAEAGSVMPLLASDAYHRGYWKDRAKRGWAKLFA; from the coding sequence ATGTCCGACAGCCTCACCAAGACCGCGGCGGCCAACGCCCCGATCAACGACAACCGCAAGGCCGAACTGCTTTCCAAGCAGGTCAAGCACATCGACATCAAGAGCTTCGACGCGCGTCCGATCGTCGACGCGATGAGCGACATGAGCTTCACCAGCCGCGACCTCGGCCGCGCGACCAAGATCTACAACGACATGCTGGCCGACAAGGACTGCACGGTCTGCCTCGTGATCGCGGGCTCGACATCGGCCGGCGGCTGCATGGACCTCTATGCGGATCTGGTGCGCAACAACATGGTCGACGTGATCGTCGCCACCGGCGCCACCATCGTCGACATGGATTTCTTCGAGGGCCTGGGCCACAAGCACTATCAGGCGCTTGAGATCCCCGACGACGACACGCTGCGCTCGCTCTATATCGACCGCATCTACGACACCTATATCGACGAGGAGCAGCTCCAGGACTGCGACTTCACGATCAACAAGATCGCGAACGAGCTGGAGCCGCGAGCCTATTCGAGCCGCGCCTTCATCCGCGAGATGGGCAAGTATCTGTCGGAGCACGGCAAGAAGGAAAACAGCCTCGTCAAGCTCGCCTATGAGCATGACGTGCCGATCTTCTGCCCGGCGTTCGTCGACAGCTCGGCCGGCTTCGGCCTCGTCAAGCACCAGGTCGACCAGATGAAGGCCGGCAAGCCCTACCTGATGATCGACGCGGTTGCGGACTTCCGCGAGCTGACCGAGATCAAGATCCAGGCGGGCACCACCGGCCTGCTGATGATCGGCGGCGGCGTGCCGAAGAACTTCATCCAGGACACCGTCGTCTGCGCCGAGATCCTCGGCCACGAGGATGTGGAAGTGCACAAGTATGCGGTACAGATCACCGTCGCCGACGTGCGCGACGGCGCCTGCTCGTCCTCGACGCTGCAGGAAGCCGCCAGCTGGGGCAAGGTGAACACCGGCATCGAGCAGATGGTGTTCGCGGAAGCCGGTTCGGTGATGCCGCTGCTGGCGAGCGACGCCTATCACCGCGGCTACTGGAAGGACCGCGCCAAGCGTGGCTGGGCGAAGCTGTTCGCCTGA
- a CDS encoding type III PLP-dependent enzyme yields MHKHHRALGLATTQIGTARVADIAKLRPVQPVTLVRPHAASRAARFFAEKFPGRSMYAVKANPSPDLIQILWESGITHFDVASIAEVRLVAGVAPEATLCFMHPVKAEEAIAEAYFEHGVRVFSLDSMEELDKIVRATKGATDLTLCVRLRVSSDHSKLSLASKFGVGPGESKDLLIAVRQVADALGICFHVGSQAMSPEAYANAMERARAAIVEAGVTVDVVDVGGGFPSSYPGMEPPPLERYFATIHRAFESLPISYSAELWAEPGRALCAEYSSLIVRVERRRGDELYINDGAYGALFDAAHIGWRFPVRLLREPDSNAKDMGFSFYGPTCDDMDRMAGPFDLPADIQAGDYIEIGMLGAYGAAMRTGFNGFTAGDTVIVDDEPMVSLYTGEDEAAQATPSNVVKL; encoded by the coding sequence TTGCACAAGCATCATCGCGCGCTGGGGTTAGCGACCACCCAGATCGGCACCGCCCGTGTAGCCGACATCGCTAAGCTTCGTCCGGTCCAGCCGGTAACGCTCGTCCGCCCGCACGCCGCATCGCGTGCGGCCCGGTTCTTCGCCGAGAAGTTCCCGGGTCGTTCGATGTATGCCGTGAAGGCCAATCCCTCGCCGGATCTGATCCAGATCCTGTGGGAGAGCGGAATCACGCATTTCGACGTCGCATCGATCGCCGAGGTTCGCCTCGTCGCCGGTGTCGCGCCGGAAGCAACCCTGTGCTTCATGCACCCGGTAAAGGCTGAGGAAGCCATCGCCGAGGCGTATTTCGAGCACGGTGTTCGCGTCTTCAGCCTGGACAGCATGGAAGAGCTGGACAAGATCGTTCGCGCCACCAAGGGCGCCACCGATCTCACGCTGTGCGTACGCCTCCGCGTTTCGTCGGATCACTCGAAGCTCAGCCTCGCGTCGAAGTTCGGCGTCGGCCCGGGCGAGAGCAAGGACCTGCTGATCGCGGTTCGCCAGGTAGCGGATGCCCTGGGCATCTGCTTCCATGTCGGCAGCCAGGCGATGTCGCCCGAGGCCTATGCCAATGCGATGGAGCGCGCTCGCGCCGCCATCGTCGAGGCTGGCGTAACGGTCGATGTCGTCGATGTCGGCGGCGGGTTCCCGTCCAGCTATCCCGGCATGGAGCCGCCGCCGCTCGAGCGCTATTTCGCGACGATCCACCGCGCCTTCGAAAGCCTGCCGATTTCCTATTCGGCAGAGCTGTGGGCCGAGCCGGGCCGCGCGCTGTGCGCCGAATACAGCTCGCTGATCGTGCGCGTCGAGCGTCGTCGCGGCGACGAGCTGTACATCAACGACGGTGCGTATGGCGCGCTGTTCGATGCGGCACATATCGGCTGGCGCTTCCCGGTCCGTCTTCTCCGCGAGCCGGATTCGAATGCCAAGGACATGGGCTTCAGCTTCTACGGCCCCACCTGCGACGACATGGATCGCATGGCGGGCCCGTTCGACCTGCCGGCCGACATCCAGGCGGGTGACTATATCGAGATCGGCATGCTCGGCGCCTATGGTGCTGCGATGCGTACCGGCTTCAACGGCTTTACCGCCGGCGACACCGTGATCGTCGACGACGAGCCGATGGTCTCGCTCTACACCGGCGAAGACGAGGCGGCGCAAGCCACGCCGTCGAACGTCGTCAAGCTGTAA
- a CDS encoding threonine/serine dehydratase — protein sequence MTILRQPTRAGVRDAAAKVGAILPPTPLLVQEVRGVPVAFKAESLQPIGAFKIRGAWHRLTALDERVRDKGVVAFSSGNHAQGVAWAAKRLGIPAVIVMPADAPKVKLEATLALGAEVVRYDRRTESREKIAEQLAHARGAALVPSFDDTWIIEGQGSAGIEAAKQMAEAGLEVPARVLVPCGGGGLSAGIALALPEAEIFPVEPEGWDDMRRSLESGWIEPVGDNPPPTACDSLQTQRVSSLTFEVLARRGATGIAVSEREIRTAQRWAAAKLRLVVEPGGAAGIAALLGGKIPAEPGTLVIVSGGNVDQEEYARTLGGTE from the coding sequence GTGACGATTCTGCGACAGCCTACCCGTGCAGGGGTCCGCGATGCCGCCGCCAAGGTGGGCGCGATCCTGCCGCCGACCCCGTTATTGGTGCAGGAAGTGCGCGGCGTGCCGGTCGCGTTCAAGGCCGAAAGCCTGCAGCCGATCGGCGCCTTCAAGATCCGCGGCGCGTGGCACCGGCTGACCGCGCTCGACGAACGGGTGCGCGACAAGGGCGTGGTCGCCTTCTCCTCGGGCAACCATGCGCAGGGCGTGGCCTGGGCGGCGAAGCGGCTCGGCATCCCAGCGGTGATCGTGATGCCGGCCGATGCGCCCAAGGTGAAGCTCGAGGCGACGCTGGCGCTCGGCGCCGAGGTTGTCCGCTACGACCGCCGCACCGAAAGCCGCGAGAAGATCGCCGAGCAGCTCGCCCATGCCCGCGGCGCGGCGCTGGTGCCGAGTTTCGACGATACCTGGATCATCGAGGGGCAGGGGAGCGCCGGGATCGAGGCTGCCAAGCAGATGGCCGAGGCGGGACTGGAAGTGCCGGCGCGGGTGCTGGTGCCGTGCGGCGGCGGCGGGCTTTCCGCCGGGATCGCGCTGGCGCTGCCCGAGGCGGAGATCTTCCCCGTAGAGCCCGAGGGCTGGGACGACATGCGGCGGAGTCTCGAATCGGGTTGGATCGAACCGGTTGGAGACAATCCGCCGCCGACGGCGTGCGATTCGCTACAGACGCAGCGGGTTTCTTCGCTTACCTTCGAGGTGCTTGCGCGGCGTGGTGCGACCGGCATCGCAGTCAGTGAGCGGGAGATCAGAACGGCACAGCGCTGGGCGGCGGCAAAGCTGCGTCTGGTGGTGGAGCCGGGCGGGGCGGCCGGAATCGCCGCGCTGCTCGGTGGCAAGATTCCGGCGGAACCCGGGACGCTGGTGATCGTTTCGGGCGGCAACGTCGACCAGGAGGAATATGCGCGGACGCTCGGGGGCACGGAATGA